In the Burkholderia cenocepacia genome, one interval contains:
- a CDS encoding aminotransferase class V-fold PLP-dependent enzyme, whose amino-acid sequence MPGLLPDVDREGLLEYSVVYTDRSINHMSQRFQGVMRDISATLKKVYNAKSVAIVPGSGTFGMEAVARQFATNKKCLVIRNGWFSFRWSQIFDMGSIPSETTVLKARPVEAGRQAAYAPAPIDEVVAAIKENKPDLVFAPHVETASGIMLPDAYLRAVADAVHAVGGMFVLDCIASGTVWVDMQASGVDILISAPQKGWSASPCCAMVMLSPLARERIDATTSTSFACDLRKWLQIMEAYEGGGFAYHATMPTDSLTTLRDVMKETDAYGFDKVKAEQLELGERIRALLTEKGIRSVAAKGFEAPGVVVSYTDDDGIRTGKKFADVGLQIAAGVPLQCDEPEDFKTFRLGLFGLDKLHDVDGAVKRFADALNRIV is encoded by the coding sequence ATGCCAGGTTTACTTCCCGATGTTGACCGCGAGGGGCTCCTTGAATATTCGGTGGTGTACACCGATCGCTCGATCAACCATATGTCGCAGCGTTTCCAGGGCGTCATGCGCGACATCTCCGCCACGCTGAAAAAAGTCTACAACGCGAAATCGGTCGCGATCGTCCCAGGCAGTGGGACGTTCGGCATGGAAGCCGTGGCGCGACAGTTCGCGACGAACAAGAAATGCCTCGTGATCCGCAACGGCTGGTTCAGCTTTCGCTGGTCGCAGATCTTCGACATGGGCAGCATTCCGTCCGAGACGACGGTGCTGAAGGCGCGCCCGGTCGAAGCGGGCAGGCAGGCGGCCTATGCGCCGGCGCCGATCGACGAAGTGGTTGCCGCGATCAAGGAAAACAAACCCGATCTCGTGTTCGCGCCGCACGTCGAAACCGCGTCCGGGATCATGCTGCCCGATGCGTACCTGCGCGCGGTGGCCGATGCCGTGCATGCGGTCGGCGGCATGTTCGTGCTGGATTGCATCGCGTCCGGCACCGTGTGGGTCGACATGCAGGCGAGCGGCGTCGATATCCTGATCAGTGCGCCGCAAAAGGGCTGGAGCGCGTCGCCGTGCTGCGCGATGGTCATGTTGAGCCCGCTCGCACGCGAGCGTATCGATGCGACGACCAGCACCAGCTTCGCGTGCGATCTGCGCAAGTGGCTGCAGATCATGGAAGCGTACGAGGGCGGCGGGTTCGCGTATCACGCGACGATGCCCACGGACAGCCTCACGACGCTGCGCGACGTGATGAAGGAAACCGACGCATACGGCTTCGACAAGGTGAAGGCGGAACAGCTCGAGCTCGGCGAGCGCATTCGCGCGCTGCTGACGGAGAAGGGGATCAGGAGCGTGGCCGCGAAAGGGTTCGAGGCGCCGGGTGTCGTGGTGAGCTACACGGACGATGACGGGATTCGCACCGGGAAGAAATTCGCCGATGTCGGTTTGCAGATCGCGGCGGGCGTACCGTTGCAATGCGACGAGCCGGAGGATTTCAAGACGTTCCGGCTCGGGTTGTTCGGTCTCGACAAGCTGCATGATGTCGATGGCGCGGTGAAGCGGTTTGCCGATGCGTTGAACCGGATTGTTTGA
- a CDS encoding YdeI/OmpD-associated family protein: MTEGALTFASQAEWESWLEQNGGTSTGAWLRFAKKGVGQRTVSYEEAVESALCHGWIDGQKKAESEQYWLQRFTPRSAKSIWSKINKDKAEALIVAGRMRPAGLREIERAKQDGRWEAAYTSASNSIVPDDLQAALDANPKAAKFFATLNSRNRYAILFRIQHARKPETRARKIAEFIDMLKRGETFHP; the protein is encoded by the coding sequence ATGACCGAAGGCGCTCTGACGTTTGCCAGTCAGGCTGAATGGGAAAGCTGGTTGGAGCAAAACGGCGGCACGTCGACCGGAGCATGGCTGCGGTTCGCGAAAAAAGGCGTGGGGCAGCGAACCGTCAGCTATGAAGAGGCGGTGGAAAGCGCCCTCTGCCACGGCTGGATCGATGGTCAGAAGAAGGCCGAGAGCGAGCAATACTGGTTACAACGCTTTACCCCGCGTTCGGCGAAGAGCATCTGGTCCAAAATCAACAAGGACAAGGCCGAAGCGCTGATCGTCGCCGGCAGGATGCGCCCGGCCGGCCTGCGTGAAATCGAGAGGGCCAAACAAGACGGCCGTTGGGAGGCTGCCTATACGTCGGCCAGCAATTCGATCGTGCCGGACGACTTGCAGGCGGCTCTGGACGCCAATCCGAAAGCCGCGAAGTTTTTTGCGACGCTGAACAGCCGTAATCGCTATGCGATCCTGTTCCGGATACAGCACGCCAGGAAGCCTGAAACACGGGCACGCAAAATCGCGGAATTCATCGACATGCTGAAGCGGGGCGAGACGTTTCATCCGTAG